A region of the Epinephelus moara isolate mb chromosome 23, YSFRI_EMoa_1.0, whole genome shotgun sequence genome:
GAGACGGACATCCATTGTGGGCTAAACTTACACCAGATCAGACAGACGTGGATACCGGATGCTTGGTAGGAACTGTTTCAGTAGAGAAGTGAAAACTGTTACTGAGTGGCACTAAGGAGGAAAAGTTAGGGGATCAACAAAATCATTGAGATTCAGCCCTGATGACCATAAATGTACAAATTGTCATAGCAATCAATCCTGTGGCCATACTGACAGACGACCAACCGACTGACTTTGCCATCCATAGAGCCTTGTCACTAGCTTGACTAAAACATCACTTAATGGGAAATGCTAACCAGTTAATTGTGTTCTGATTTCCACAGCGGTGCCAACAGATGCCCCCGATGACCCTGTGTACCTGTACATTTTTGTTGCCCTGGGAGTGGCATTAATGTGTGTTGTGATGGCAGTTACTATGTACATCTTCTGCCGAAAGCGAGGTTAGTCACATATACAATACATTTTCAGGTCTAGCTCTATAAAACCGGGAAATATTGGTTATATTGTTGCTATGAAAAGagcaaatgcatgtgtttatttcttaatacagtaacattttattgacaatttgtttgtttggtacACAAAATACATGTTTAAGCCATTTATGTTTATCCAGTGGTGTAGTATACGCAGGTACACaaggtatacccacctctttttctggccatttacaCTATACCAACTTGAACCCACCTTGTCCTTGGTAACCTATTCATGAACCCAGTAGTACATCCACTGTgtatattttcatgtaaatTATATTCCTGTTTAATCGTTTGGTGTTTGTAAGGGCCACAAGCTGCTTTCattgcacatgggagaagttttccttCAGAGCTTTCTGACAGAGGTCAAGTGACGTATTATAAAAAGCATTAAAGTCCATGAGACTGGGTAAAAGTGCTAGGCACGGgtctttcacccaggagactggatTTAAGTCCTGTGTGGGTCATTGTAAGTTTATTATTTGGTTGTTGGTTTGtatgtaagtacattttgctgttgcCATTTATATGTCCTTTCATGCACTTTCAGGCAAACCTGTTGATCTTGGAGCACCTGTCAAACAGAAGATACCgtggcagcagcagcttaaCCAATCTCCCAAAGTGCTGGTCATCTACTCCCAAGACCACCACCTCTACAGGGATGTAGTGCTAAAGCTCTGCGCCTTTCTCCAGGCCAAGTGTGGCACCAAGGTGCTGGTGGACCTGTTAGACACCACCTCGGTCGGAATGGTGGGGCGCATTTGCTGGCTTGAGTGGCAAAGACAACAGCTTAAAAATCCTTCAGACAAAATCCTGGTGCTGTGCTCGCAAGGAGTACAGGCAAAGTGGAAGGCCATGTGCGGTCAAGGCCGGGTGACACTGAGGGAAGATGTTCTCTCCCCTACTGACGATATGCTCACTCCCTTTCTCAAACTCTTCCTACCTGATATGTACCAGCCAGGCATGCAGGGCAAGTACGTGGTGGCTTACTTCGATGACATAAGTAGCGAACAAGATGTGCCATCAGTTTTTGACATCACAGTCAAATACAAGCTGATGAAGCATTTTGAAGAGCTGTACTTCCGCATCCTAGACATGGAGAAGTATCAACCAGGTCAGGTCAACCATATCAAAGGCATTGGAGGAGATGATTATTTTGAGTGTCCCTCAGGTAAAGCCTTAAAGAATGCCATTGAAACCTTCCAGGCCTACCAGGTGGAAAATCCTGATTGGTTTGAGAAGGAGTGTGtggagagtgaggaggaggtcaaGACTGAGGCTAACCCACTCATTGACCAGCTGCAGATCCCTCCAGTCCTAGAGTGTGTTCCTTTAATTAGGGAGGGGCCTCCTGTATACATCCATGAGGTAGAAATCCATGAAAATTGCGACAGTGTTCATGTCCTTACACCTGAACTGAACCCAGAGCGCGAGCTGTCGTCAGTGGTAGAACTTACTCCAGCAGTGTACCCTGAGTTTAAACATCAGTATCCGTCAAATCTGAGTGAAGTGTGGCCAGATCACCTTTATCCTCACAGCCCCAGTCCATCTGTCTACATAGCTGAACCTGTTTTGAACAGCCTGCAACCACCAAGACAGAACTGGCTCTCCCTCAAGGAAGAACCTGTGGGTCAAATTCCcaccgaggaggaggaggattccCTGCTACCTATCAGCCAACTCCCTGCTCATTCGTACCAGAGAAGCTTGGCCCAACACAACTCACTGGACTCAACACCTCAAGAATTCTCTTGTACCAGCATGCAGAGTGAATATCTCCCTCCATCTGAAATCAGCCACTCTCAGCCcgtggagatggaggaggacgaGGTTCTGGAACCCAGTGGAAAGGGTCCAAGCAGTGGATCTGATCAAGGCTACATCTCCAAAATGTCCTCCCAGCAGGAACCCCCTTTCAAAGAGGATCCACTGGTGGCTCTGCGAaggctgcaggaggagctgTTTCATAATGCATACTCAGACTTAGATCCTGAAGGGTACTGATACTCTCAGTCCAAAgtctatccatccattcatccatctatTTTTATCTGCTTACCCAGGgctgggtcgtgggggcagcaggctgagcaaggtactccagacatccctctccccaacataattttccagctcctcctttgagatcccaaggcattcccaggccagatgataTATTTAATCCATCTAGCATATTCTGGGTCTGCCATGGGGtgtcctaccagttggacgtgcccagaaAACCTCTAATGaaaggaggcatcctgatcagctgcctgaaccacctcaactggcccctttcaacatgaaggagaagCGGCTCTACCCTAGGCTCCTCTGGATTTCTGAGCTCTTcactctatctctaaggctgagcccagacaccctacagaggaaactcattttggctgcttgtgtGCATGATATCTTCTTatcagtcactacccaaagcaTATCACCAtgggtgagggttgggacgtaaaTGGACTGGTAAATCAagagctttgctttctggctcagctccctcttcgcCACAACAGTTTGGTTGTGGACACAGAACCTGCATCACTGTCGACAATGCATCAATCCGCCTGTCCATCTCCCACTCCATTTTACCCttacttgtgaacaagaccctgagatacatGAACGCCTTTGGTTAGGGCAAGAACTCACTCCCAATCCAGAGGTagcaatccaccattttccagCAGACAGCCATGGCTTCAGAATTGGAGgtactgactctcatcctgactgcATCACACTCGGCTACAAACCATCCCAGGTCTGACCATGACCAGTCCAAAATCTACACTTATAAATATGCACTAAACCCTCAACGACTTTAACCGGCATCACCTGAATGTAGGAAGGTTTAAGTGCTCCAAACAAAGACATGTTTCTGTGACCAGTAAAGTGTGGGGTCTGTATGTAACATATCCAATGTTGATGAGTTTCAGAATATGTTGTTTGATCAAAACAGATTCAGACAAATCAATGTGATCATGCCGTAGAACAAAGAAGTAGACACAGTGGCTGCAATGAATGTGTAGGTTTATTTGTCAGTTTTGTCAATGGGTTGTGAATATGTTGTCAATTGATTTCAAAGGTGTGTATGTCATCCGAAAAAAATTGttacgcacagaaaccttgcacactgattctaatgcattttattgttctatttgtTATGCAAAAATTCGTAACGtgacaaagtgaaaaaaaaatgcatttcctcctttgcctctccactaatctgagtgggcggaagtccgctgcatagatcagcctctcattgggcggtacgagccacccgctgaagtcccgccctaccacctccggttgtgtagcagttttcaacacgtcctttactaacttttgcggtgtttgattttgcggggatgtagccatttttctgccatggttcgcgtcctgtaggtgatatttttgtgggtgtgttacaccaaaacctgtttccccccggcaatatttttgcaagcgcaccattgctgtggcacgccaagaacgattgtgattggttgaaagaaataaaaaaagccggggcgtttttttttccaatcttaaagtgagagtcgacGCAGTGAGCGAGACTACCTCTCCACTGgttacctatctggctgtcaccactccctcctTGTCTGTCATTTGGCACCGTACCTGCAATCAGAAGGCAGAGCTCACCTCCACATTCTGTttgcggtccacatcctcctcctcttcatcatcatccacctgagtattactatctgacctgctgAAAGTGAGCTGTCTGAGTTCTGAATTGATTCTGTGCGTCCCTGTTCTTCTGATTAGGTCAAACAGCTCTCTTaagcagtggttttcaaactttttgtgtcCAGGGCATACCAAAGCCAAAATaacaaggcacacctgtatttatatctgtgcacaaaagACTCAACATGTTGTCACTCTTATCACaacataaatgtaatgtaataatagtaataccaaataacaattgacaaccaactattactcatgaaatatttattaacaaaattatttaagaattaattttaaactttttaaaataacatcaaagcaccaataacacatcaatttaaatggaaaataatgttagataatgtgatgtgtaacacacttataattccctcGCAGGAACggtgacaaataggttccctgtgaaaggttttttaaattaaatcaaattacatttttttagggagagtttgcctctttattaggaaatgggtgcacacaacatactgattaaagatcaaaattaaaaattaattcataacttatgatataggcccagttgaatattgcagtaataatgTGTGCTTATCACAATATCCCACAGCACAGGATTTCCACCATTTGAGTACCACTGCTTTAAAGGCTTCTGACGGatgcaaaaaatgcagaaaatcaaacctgttacgaaaatttttaatttaaagtttcACACTCAATGATTAACACAAAGTaaggttgtatttatttttagacatgcgACAATTTCAGGCTTCAGTCTGTTACAAAGTGTGCAAAGATTAACTGATTTTAAATCTTGTATACTTTTTGAGATATGTCAAAAAACAATTCCATTAAACCCTGTGGAGCtcaagattttaaaatgtatctccTCTTACAATGTTTTAACCAGACACTCCTAGCTCCAGTGTAATAGATACTGTTGGTATAAAGATTTatacacattttcaaaattcttCTTAGTATAattaacttatttttatttccatactCCCAATACTGTCACATACAAACACCATTCCAACATCCATACTTTTTGTCTAACATAATAGTTTTGTAAAAAGTGGTGGGGACATGCCCCCTCTGTCCCCCCTGTAAGTCACGCCCCTGAATAGTGTTTTGAAAGACTGACAGCAAAATCTGAGGTTTACTGTTGAGGCTCTacattgatgattttttttttcctacattgAAATATTGACATTGACGTAAGTATTTTGATGTGATGTGTTGTCTTTCTATCCTTGATAGgattacatttttttgacagTGAAGGTCTTTGTGAAATAATGTCACGGATGGCACTCACCTTTGTTGTGTTTAGAGCACttatcattttcttttgttattaAATAATCCATAATAAATATCATACACAAACCACTTTGTATGGTACTTTCCTCAGATTTATTTCAGGTTTCGACCACATAATACTCTGTCTTACATCTACAGTACATAGATTGGATTATATCAGCACAGATTTACACCACACAACTTTACAGTACAGGTAGAATCCTATCTGTAAACAACAGCAATGTTCTTTCCCTGTAAACAAGTTCGAAGAAAAAGAAAGCCCATATAATATAAGACAGGAGAGTTTTAAGATTGCACACATTGTGTTTTTCATTGCACGTAGGCTAAAGAAGAGAAACCATTTGAATCTGTGTGGCACGATTGACTCCTTTGAATATCCATGTTCATGAAAGCCTTTGGTAGTTTCAGTGTGGTTATGCACTGTGCTTGTACATGCACGTTAAAGGCCCACTATACTTCAGTTTAAAGTGAATACATGGTCCCGCTTGTGATTAAACTGTGTGGTAAGCTTCATGTGCAAATTCAAATCAAGATTGTTAAAGAGCCTTTCCAACAGCGCAGGATACATATGCAAAAGTTAAGCAGATTACTGGCACAaggaaataatacaaaatagtataaaatataacatttgAAATACTTTGGCAATATATGACAAGCAATAAACGAACAGAAGCCATTCTCAGTACAACATGAGAAACAAAGCTGAGAGAACCACTGAAGCAGTCAACATATCGTAGTGTGTGtacagcagcagctctctgaTCTGTAATCCTCCACAGAGAGGTCAAACATCAGGGTCACCATCATAGCAGCTGTCTGCACACTAAATCAACAACAATCCATAAATCTGacataattattaattcaaCAGTCAGAATTTTTGAGAGTGAAGgttcattttggattttgtaaaaacaaaaatctcgATCCACTTACTCactttcaaccacatctcacAGTCTACATCAGCAGTCTTCTTCATGGAGATACCTCTGTCGTCATGTGACATGAGTATGGAACCTTTTCTAAATGGGTCCTCGTGTATTTCCTGTTGGcatgttttgcagtgtatgtgaatgacatcaATTGACAGGAAGCAAACATGGGCCCAAGCTGTTGCCCTAGCAATGCAATTCTGGTAAAATGGtctcatccattcattttccataagcGCCTATCCTGNtagagacagacaaccatttatgCTAacattcacacttacagccaatttagagccacatgtctttggactgtgggaagaagccgGAGTGCTTTTAAGAGcctgtatgcatttaaaaaggTGAATCTGTACATTTTCAGGGAAATcagacctttattttgaaaaaacacaatgcatgtaatgagcatgAACTGACCGGCtgtccctgagcatccaaaagTGACGCTTGAGGGTCCCTGGCATGTCATATTTgatgtgtagggccactgagttgggagtgagaatgtgttggaaaacTGGATAAAGATCAAGGACATTCACATGTGACACCAGAGACAGAGGTTACCATCTTCAGCCATACACAACCACCTGTTATCATGTGACCAAAGTTCCTGAGTGACACAAGTTGAGGAAGGCTGTGACATGTGGTTGAAAGCTCTGAAAAAGCAACACTGACCTTGACAGGATTTGgtgaaaatatttcattattatctatatttcattgttttaaataaataattatcattatttatttgtattgtttAGAATAAATAATCCATTGCATTGTCTACAGCTGAATTGACTGAACATTTCCCCGCAATGCTAACATCAAAGCTGATCTGCAGGTGGCAGGTGGACATAAGATGCAACACATTGTGACACCCGCCTGGCATGTGTCATAATTAGGTctgggtattgtttaaaaaaatacaataccagtaccctaAAAGTCATAGAGCACTTCATTCGGTACCCATATTGTGAATGGAGTGGTGTGTCAGCACATTCTGGGCATGTAGTAGGCATGTTGAACTGCCAGCTCTGTCAGATACATAGTAGGCATGTTGAACTGCCAGCTCTGTCAGATACATAGCacttgacttcaccacaccacagactgcacGGGTtctagctgctgctgcaggaatgTGAGCTTCATGCTGGGTACAGTTGTGAGAGTCTGT
Encoded here:
- the il17ra1a gene encoding interleukin 17 receptor A1a produces the protein MIVLRAVLVFVCVSLSCAVRVSTWPPLNCSRQGLECTVTISNCMDSKWLDVHQYTPSSPEGLQVSVGTRRDEAGQLQPVLMANWTIRDDGSIAGLRATELHVLVITTNQNLCVRYSFKDRLSMRSPSGEKWSFSANMLVLDPGQKYHVSVFNIPKPEMGHSMYDVSRDVSVPDCQDPRMQMTQFCIERGSLWQPNISLTPITAVSGRSALAVSFTPDTLCEEYIVIVKCSTTQHVVRTYKANQTTLNVTFSLDKWPRSCCQFDAQINPLFPQCGPDCVRRKRTLDICPAVPTDAPDDPVYLYIFVALGVALMCVVMAVTMYIFCRKRGKPVDLGAPVKQKIPWQQQLNQSPKVLVIYSQDHHLYRDVVLKLCAFLQAKCGTKVLVDLLDTTSVGMVGRICWLEWQRQQLKNPSDKILVLCSQGVQAKWKAMCGQGRVTLREDVLSPTDDMLTPFLKLFLPDMYQPGMQGKYVVAYFDDISSEQDVPSVFDITVKYKLMKHFEELYFRILDMEKYQPGQVNHIKGIGGDDYFECPSGKALKNAIETFQAYQVENPDWFEKECVESEEEVKTEANPLIDQLQIPPVLECVPLIREGPPVYIHEVEIHENCDSVHVLTPELNPERELSSVVELTPAVYPEFKHQYPSNLSEVWPDHLYPHSPSPSVYIAEPVLNSLQPPRQNWLSLKEEPVGQIPTEEEEDSLLPISQLPAHSYQRSLAQHNSLDSTPQEFSCTSMQSEYLPPSEISHSQPVEMEEDEVLEPSGKGPSSGSDQGYISKMSSQQEPPFKEDPLVALRRLQEELFHNAYSDLDPEGY